The Streptomyces sp. NL15-2K genome contains a region encoding:
- a CDS encoding anchored repeat ABC transporter, substrate-binding protein produces the protein MRGRPRRTTITAAAALIASLSGCSGLQAGSSDAELRVSTTTGIIADLVRQVGGDRVDVTSIVPHHGDPHSYEPSPGDAAKVAKADVVFSNGLLLEEPGIMKMVHTNARKSAPKIEVAEKLEEYGGTVMKLEEDLGLDVLWLGWAVEGEVAGDGSQVRTTATKLEGPGELRVYLTDTLGTPKVYIDSADGLGDADSFTLPPEAHTHVNWAFSAPGTYRLTVEGRTETLDGKTEDIGSGTFTFTVGDDAEAPGAARVFDGGHADVALNAETGKVYVRADDDTSGEPERLAAEDVVLDVPDRAKAAVPKEEPYSFLGEAGDELWVLPQAVIGKHVHGDMDPHAWEDVANAGAYVRRIEAELIKADPDGKATYEKNAAAYLKTLGALDEEVAHKLATVPEKNRKLITTHDAFGYLAKAYGMEIAGFVVPVPNQEPSAAEVEELGDTIREKKVPSVFLEPNLAARADVLRRVAEDEGVGICTIYGDSFDDKVHDYVSMMRHNATELAKCLGEDA, from the coding sequence ATGCGGGGCCGTCCCAGACGCACCACCATCACCGCAGCCGCCGCGCTCATCGCGTCACTGTCCGGGTGCAGCGGGCTTCAAGCCGGGTCGTCCGACGCCGAGTTGAGGGTGTCGACGACCACCGGGATCATCGCCGACCTGGTCCGCCAGGTCGGCGGCGACCGTGTCGACGTCACCTCGATCGTGCCGCACCACGGCGACCCGCACTCCTATGAGCCGAGCCCCGGCGACGCGGCCAAGGTCGCCAAGGCCGACGTCGTCTTCAGCAACGGGCTGCTGCTCGAAGAGCCCGGGATCATGAAGATGGTCCACACCAACGCCAGGAAGTCCGCGCCGAAGATCGAGGTGGCCGAGAAGCTGGAGGAGTACGGCGGCACGGTCATGAAGCTGGAGGAGGACCTCGGGCTCGACGTGCTGTGGCTCGGCTGGGCCGTCGAGGGCGAGGTCGCGGGAGACGGCTCCCAAGTCCGTACGACGGCCACGAAGCTGGAGGGACCCGGCGAGCTGCGCGTGTATCTCACGGACACGCTCGGTACGCCCAAGGTGTACATCGACTCCGCCGACGGCCTCGGCGACGCCGACTCCTTCACCCTGCCGCCCGAGGCGCACACGCACGTCAACTGGGCGTTCAGCGCGCCCGGCACGTACCGGCTGACCGTCGAGGGACGGACCGAGACGCTCGACGGGAAGACCGAGGACATCGGCAGCGGCACCTTCACCTTCACCGTCGGCGACGACGCCGAGGCACCCGGGGCGGCGCGAGTGTTCGACGGCGGGCACGCCGACGTCGCGCTCAACGCCGAGACCGGGAAGGTGTACGTCCGCGCCGACGACGACACCAGCGGCGAGCCGGAGCGGCTCGCGGCCGAGGACGTGGTGCTCGACGTGCCCGACCGGGCCAAGGCGGCCGTACCGAAGGAGGAGCCGTACTCCTTCCTCGGCGAGGCGGGCGACGAGCTGTGGGTGCTGCCGCAGGCAGTGATCGGCAAGCATGTGCACGGCGACATGGACCCGCACGCCTGGGAGGACGTCGCCAACGCCGGGGCGTACGTCCGCCGGATCGAGGCCGAGCTGATCAAGGCCGACCCGGACGGGAAGGCGACGTACGAGAAGAACGCCGCCGCGTATCTGAAGACGCTCGGCGCCCTCGACGAGGAGGTCGCGCACAAGCTCGCGACCGTGCCGGAGAAGAACCGGAAGCTGATCACCACGCACGACGCCTTCGGGTACCTCGCGAAGGCGTACGGCATGGAGATCGCCGGTTTCGTCGTGCCCGTGCCCAACCAGGAACCGAGCGCGGCCGAGGTCGAGGAACTCGGCGACACCATCCGGGAGAAGAAGGTCCCGTCGGTCTTCCTGGAACCCAACCTCGCGGCGCGCGCCGACGTACTGCGCCGGGTCGCCGAGGACGAGGGAGTCGGGATCTGCACGATCTACGGCGACTCCTTCGACGACAAGGTCCACGACTACGTATCGATGATGCGGCACAACGCGACCGAGCTCGCCAAGTGCCTGGGGGAGGACGCCTGA
- a CDS encoding anchored repeat-type ABC transporter ATP-binding subunit produces the protein MADRSDPLLRVTGATVVLGGRTALERADLTVDAGELVGLIGPNGAGKTTLLRAVLGLVPLGGGEVAVEGRTGRKAGQRIGYVPQRHEFAWDFPIDIAGAVLTGRTRQMGWLRRPRAADRAAVDEALELTGLAELRRRPVGELSGGQRQRVLVARALAAGPRILLLDEPFTGVDVPTQELLNELFGRLAGEGRALLMTTHDLAAAARTCHRVALINRTVVAEGGPELLADPDKMLRAFGLDRAIGAVA, from the coding sequence GTGGCTGACAGATCGGACCCGCTGCTGCGGGTCACCGGCGCGACCGTCGTCCTCGGCGGCAGGACCGCCCTGGAGCGGGCCGACCTGACCGTCGACGCGGGCGAGCTCGTCGGGCTCATCGGACCCAACGGCGCCGGGAAGACGACTCTCCTGCGGGCCGTCCTCGGGTTGGTGCCGCTGGGCGGGGGAGAGGTGGCCGTCGAGGGACGGACCGGTCGTAAGGCCGGGCAGCGCATCGGATACGTGCCGCAACGGCACGAGTTCGCCTGGGACTTCCCCATCGACATCGCGGGAGCGGTTCTCACCGGCCGCACCCGGCAGATGGGCTGGCTGCGCCGCCCGCGCGCGGCGGACCGGGCGGCGGTGGACGAGGCGCTGGAGCTGACCGGGCTCGCCGAACTGCGCCGGCGGCCCGTCGGTGAGCTGTCCGGCGGCCAGCGGCAGCGGGTCCTGGTGGCCCGCGCCCTGGCCGCCGGCCCGCGCATCCTGCTCCTGGACGAGCCGTTCACCGGAGTCGACGTACCCACCCAGGAGTTGCTGAACGAGCTGTTCGGCCGGCTGGCCGGGGAAGGCAGGGCGCTGCTGATGACCACCCACGACCTGGCGGCCGCCGCCCGCACCTGCCACCGGGTGGCGCTGATCAACCGCACGGTCGTCGCCGAGGGCGGCCCCGAACTCCTCGCCGATCCCGACAAGATGCTGCGGGCGTTCGGCCTGGACCGCGCGATCGGAGCCGTAGCGTGA
- a CDS encoding aminotransferase class V-fold PLP-dependent enzyme, translated as MPGTELNELAEWQRELRQQFPIIAAHPDVAYLDSAATSQKPRAVLDAVQTYLTTSNANAGRGSYPWANHTTALVERTRQRVKEFLGDPEPERSGVHFTSGTTEGLRTVARDWLPGLVSDGDEILVPFADHRANLDPWLEAQRLLARQGVTVHLRELPYQESSGDYDHRALAGAVGTRTRFVAATHVHHVYGGDMNVHRIREAVGPDVPICLDAAQSIGHLPVSVDRLDVDFLVFSGHKALALPGSGAVWARNAPGRGPEFRPGGWDGTPNTVGIAALEAALDWLEAAGTDRIARWTTALTARLTEGLRRLDPYEVLGCQASLAADSAVQRRHGIVTFRHRDIPSDDLGFILYDQGFMVRADSLCQAGADRRDGSVRVSLHVYNTVREVDRLLTVLATLEE; from the coding sequence GTGCCCGGCACCGAACTGAACGAGCTGGCCGAATGGCAGCGGGAGCTGCGGCAGCAGTTCCCGATCATCGCCGCACACCCCGATGTGGCCTACCTGGACAGCGCGGCCACCTCGCAGAAGCCGCGGGCCGTCCTCGATGCCGTACAGACGTATCTGACGACGTCCAACGCCAACGCCGGGCGCGGCAGCTATCCGTGGGCCAACCACACGACGGCACTGGTGGAACGGACGCGGCAGCGCGTCAAGGAGTTCCTCGGCGACCCCGAACCGGAGCGCTCGGGCGTCCACTTCACCAGCGGCACCACCGAGGGACTGCGGACCGTCGCCCGGGACTGGCTCCCCGGCCTTGTCTCGGACGGCGACGAGATCCTCGTTCCCTTCGCCGACCACCGGGCGAACCTGGACCCCTGGCTGGAGGCCCAGCGACTGCTGGCGCGGCAGGGCGTCACGGTGCACCTGCGGGAGCTGCCGTACCAGGAGTCGTCCGGCGACTACGACCACCGGGCGCTGGCCGGGGCCGTCGGCACGCGCACCCGCTTCGTCGCCGCCACCCACGTCCACCACGTCTACGGCGGCGACATGAACGTGCACCGCATCCGCGAGGCCGTCGGCCCGGACGTCCCGATCTGTCTCGACGCCGCCCAGAGCATCGGCCACCTCCCCGTGTCCGTGGACCGGCTCGACGTGGACTTCCTGGTCTTCTCCGGCCACAAGGCGCTGGCCCTGCCCGGCTCCGGGGCCGTCTGGGCCCGCAACGCACCGGGGCGCGGGCCCGAGTTCCGGCCCGGCGGCTGGGACGGCACCCCCAACACCGTGGGCATCGCCGCCCTGGAGGCCGCACTCGACTGGCTGGAGGCCGCGGGCACGGACCGCATCGCGCGCTGGACCACGGCCCTCACGGCCCGGCTCACCGAGGGGCTCCGCCGCCTGGACCCCTACGAGGTCCTGGGCTGCCAGGCCAGCCTGGCCGCCGACTCCGCCGTCCAGCGGCGCCACGGCATCGTCACCTTCCGGCATCGCGACATCCCGTCGGACGACCTGGGCTTCATCCTGTACGACCAAGGCTTCATGGTCCGGGCCGACAGTCTGTGCCAGGCCGGTGCGGACAGGCGGGACGGCTCGGTGCGGGTGAGTCTCCATGTGTACAACAC
- a CDS encoding Y4yA family PLP-dependent enzyme encodes MRAPLYLQPRLEPPLDSLLAAAPFLHSLADALGSPLNVLVPDRIVENVAAFRGVYREHHLTGRVYFAHKANQASSLARRLTATAPAAAGIDVASLSELRHALECGFTSDRIMATGPKDPEFLWLAARTGASVNIDSRAELDQLAGLIRQYDLPRTDVLLRLSEFEASASAASGTRVLFRRSRFGSPVREVDALLDAVERHGDAVRLTGVAYHLDTTGVAEKAVALESCVTVMDECRARGMDPRVIDIGGGFGVGYVADAGQWERYTTELAEAVLGTSPAMTWRGHGYGWRNEGGTLRGAPALYPAHRPTAGPGYLDELLAHPAPTSGRPLATLLLEHLYGLACEPGRALVDQCGLSLARVLDVRRTGQDSGDLLVRLGMNAGDVSLEEHGVLVDPVLVPRPGARSDADDDGPVGVYLAGNLCLEADLITRRKVFLPRLPRAGDLLAFANTAGYAMDFHAHHAQRQPVARTVAVTRDGDSWRWCLDEEYWPITGVGGPFS; translated from the coding sequence GTGCGTGCGCCCTTGTACCTGCAACCACGGCTGGAGCCACCGCTCGACTCGCTGCTGGCAGCCGCGCCCTTTCTCCACTCCCTCGCCGACGCCCTCGGCTCACCGCTCAACGTGCTGGTGCCCGACCGGATCGTGGAGAACGTCGCGGCGTTCCGCGGCGTCTACCGCGAGCACCACCTCACCGGCCGGGTGTACTTCGCGCACAAGGCGAACCAGGCGTCCAGCCTGGCGCGGCGACTGACGGCGACCGCCCCGGCCGCCGCGGGCATCGACGTGGCCTCGCTGAGCGAGCTGCGGCACGCGCTGGAGTGCGGCTTCACCTCCGACCGGATCATGGCCACCGGCCCCAAGGACCCCGAGTTCCTGTGGCTGGCCGCCCGCACAGGCGCCAGTGTGAACATCGATTCCCGTGCCGAGCTCGACCAACTGGCCGGGCTGATACGGCAGTACGACCTGCCCCGGACGGACGTCCTGCTGCGCCTGTCGGAGTTCGAAGCCTCCGCGTCCGCCGCGTCGGGCACGCGGGTGCTCTTCCGGCGCAGCCGCTTCGGCTCGCCGGTGCGGGAGGTGGACGCCCTGCTCGACGCGGTCGAACGGCACGGGGACGCGGTCCGGTTGACGGGGGTCGCCTACCACCTGGACACCACCGGGGTCGCGGAGAAGGCCGTAGCCCTGGAGAGTTGCGTCACCGTCATGGACGAGTGCCGCGCCCGCGGAATGGACCCGCGCGTGATCGACATCGGCGGCGGCTTCGGAGTCGGTTATGTCGCCGACGCCGGTCAGTGGGAGCGCTACACCACCGAGCTCGCCGAGGCCGTGCTCGGGACCAGCCCCGCCATGACCTGGCGCGGCCACGGCTACGGGTGGCGCAACGAGGGCGGCACACTGCGCGGGGCGCCGGCGCTCTACCCGGCCCACCGGCCCACCGCGGGACCCGGATACCTCGACGAACTGCTGGCCCACCCCGCCCCCACCTCGGGCCGGCCGCTGGCCACCCTGCTCCTGGAGCACCTCTACGGCCTCGCCTGCGAACCGGGCAGGGCGCTGGTCGACCAGTGCGGACTGTCGCTGGCGCGGGTGCTCGACGTGCGCCGTACCGGCCAGGACTCGGGTGACCTTCTGGTCCGCCTCGGCATGAACGCCGGTGACGTGAGCCTGGAGGAGCACGGTGTTCTCGTCGATCCGGTTCTCGTCCCCCGCCCTGGAGCGCGGAGCGACGCCGACGACGACGGACCGGTGGGGGTCTATCTGGCCGGCAACCTGTGCCTGGAGGCCGATTTGATCACGCGCCGCAAGGTCTTCCTGCCCCGGCTGCCACGCGCGGGAGATCTGCTGGCCTTCGCGAACACCGCCGGTTACGCGATGGACTTCCACGCCCACCACGCGCAGCGGCAGCCGGTAGCCCGCACGGTCGCCGTCACCCGGGACGGGGACTCCTGGCGTTGGTGCCTGGACGAGGAGTACTGGCCGATCACGGGAGTGGGGGGACCGTTCTCATGA
- a CDS encoding choice-of-anchor M domain-containing protein, whose amino-acid sequence MRTHRRLLTVTGIAAAALATAGLNTSAFAATTLGSGHVDVLDAEWDGADLHLHVHDEETDTEYEPADVTLAVPAAARVANPGHGWLGTGSQVWLLPDDELVADSRGVLFPGISTEHLATGVFANNTVTYRLVSATRNGATTEDFSVYAGSTRWYDSNTATTSFKSRTFGVGTHNHANWAFEEAGTYQLTFRVQGTVGGVTEQATATYTVVVSS is encoded by the coding sequence TTGCGTACCCACAGACGCCTGCTGACCGTCACCGGCATCGCCGCCGCAGCGCTCGCCACGGCCGGTCTCAACACGTCGGCCTTCGCCGCCACCACACTCGGCAGCGGCCACGTCGACGTCCTCGACGCCGAGTGGGACGGCGCCGATCTCCATCTGCACGTCCACGACGAGGAGACCGACACCGAGTACGAGCCGGCGGACGTGACGCTGGCGGTGCCGGCGGCCGCCAGGGTCGCCAACCCCGGCCACGGCTGGCTGGGAACGGGCAGCCAGGTGTGGCTGCTGCCCGACGACGAACTCGTCGCGGACTCCCGGGGCGTGCTGTTCCCGGGCATCTCCACCGAGCACCTGGCCACGGGCGTCTTCGCCAACAACACGGTCACCTACCGGCTGGTCAGCGCCACCCGCAACGGCGCCACCACCGAGGACTTCAGCGTCTACGCGGGCAGCACCCGCTGGTACGACAGCAACACCGCCACCACCTCCTTCAAGTCCAGGACCTTCGGAGTCGGCACCCACAACCACGCCAACTGGGCCTTCGAAGAGGCCGGTACCTACCAGCTGACCTTCAGGGTCCAGGGCACGGTCGGCGGTGTGACCGAGCAGGCCACCGCGACCTACACGGTCGTCGTCAGCTCGTGA
- a CDS encoding pyridoxal-phosphate dependent enzyme, producing MRYDSITEAIGNTPLVRIDPAVHGLSHIDLYAKLEMLNPFGSVKDRAAWNMARPALASAAERGETVVELSSGNTAKALALLAGMHGLKFKSVTNRMRVPEIKELLLLLGAEIEELPGQSECLDPTDTDDPLTRFHQALAGPENAYLHTDQYFNPRNTEAHATGTGPEIVKDLDGRAPDWFIACVGTAGSSTGVARVLREQDPGVRVVGLVAHKSDFIPGIRTIDEVHQVGLFDPATYDTIESVTAGEAIDGMLTLIRRCGLLAGPTGGAAYEGAVRHLRTVDAELAEAGAAERRTAVFIVCDRAESYLSYVRQRRPELLGRPPRKNSAAALSDAEVRQLATVIGTADARRWIEDGRPRPLVVDLRGPHAYAVLHIDGSVNIADELFEELLRGGLPFSKRQPVLLACPIGEKSARYAALLTRMGHPDVRSLSGGIVAWRDAGAPLVRD from the coding sequence ATGAGGTACGACAGCATCACGGAGGCCATCGGCAACACGCCGCTGGTGCGGATCGACCCGGCCGTGCACGGCCTGAGCCACATCGACCTGTACGCCAAGCTGGAGATGCTCAACCCCTTCGGCTCGGTCAAGGACCGGGCCGCCTGGAACATGGCCCGCCCCGCTCTCGCCTCGGCGGCGGAGCGCGGTGAGACGGTCGTGGAGCTGTCGAGCGGCAACACGGCCAAGGCCCTCGCCCTGCTCGCGGGGATGCACGGCCTCAAGTTCAAGAGCGTCACCAACCGGATGCGGGTGCCGGAGATCAAGGAACTGCTCCTGCTGCTCGGTGCGGAGATCGAGGAGCTGCCGGGGCAGAGCGAGTGCCTCGACCCGACCGACACCGACGACCCGCTGACCCGCTTCCACCAGGCGCTCGCCGGGCCGGAGAACGCGTATCTGCACACCGACCAGTACTTCAACCCGCGCAACACCGAGGCCCACGCCACGGGCACCGGCCCGGAGATCGTCAAGGACCTGGACGGGCGGGCGCCGGACTGGTTCATCGCCTGCGTGGGCACGGCCGGCTCCTCCACCGGCGTCGCCCGGGTACTGCGCGAACAGGACCCCGGCGTACGGGTGGTCGGGCTCGTCGCCCACAAGTCGGACTTCATCCCCGGCATCCGCACCATCGACGAGGTACACCAGGTGGGCCTGTTCGACCCGGCGACGTACGACACGATCGAGTCGGTGACCGCTGGTGAGGCCATCGACGGGATGCTGACGCTGATCCGCCGCTGCGGACTGCTGGCCGGACCGACCGGCGGCGCCGCCTATGAGGGCGCGGTACGCCATCTCCGTACGGTGGACGCGGAACTGGCGGAAGCCGGGGCGGCCGAGCGGCGGACGGCGGTCTTCATCGTCTGCGACCGCGCCGAGAGCTACCTCAGTTACGTACGGCAGCGCCGCCCCGAGCTGCTGGGCCGGCCGCCCCGGAAGAACTCCGCCGCGGCCCTCTCCGATGCCGAGGTGCGACAGCTTGCCACGGTCATCGGCACGGCGGACGCGCGGCGGTGGATCGAGGACGGCCGGCCGCGGCCCCTCGTGGTCGACCTGCGCGGGCCGCACGCGTACGCCGTGCTGCACATCGACGGCTCGGTCAACATCGCCGACGAGCTGTTCGAGGAACTCCTGCGCGGCGGCCTGCCGTTCAGCAAACGGCAGCCGGTGCTGCTCGCCTGCCCGATCGGCGAGAAGTCGGCCCGCTATGCCGCGCTGCTGACCCGCATGGGCCATCCCGACGTGCGCAGTCTGTCCGGTGGGATCGTGGCGTGGCGTGACGCCGGCGCCCCGCTGGTGAGGGACTGA
- a CDS encoding choice-of-anchor M domain-containing protein yields MRALTRGRRAFTAAALTTATAVLLGAAGLAAAGGGGPARAAGGAVVLDEGELDFTPRLVDGKLELRIDDRSGGTAVTREPSDVVLHAVQSSLQSTLDPVATALGTTNMDTWQLNGWQAENIFAPEPGWNGSVAGGDTEVTLSGYDGPGDFGMATYTPEMDNVDAPAIPYLGSAASVQRTFTLPRDEERLLPIWQFTAEGVYRLTFTVTSGGSTDTETLAVVVGDDIDPKDVLPGDGSTPTPPTPTAPTTPPTSPPPSSTSPSTSPTPTAPAAHVIDNGHLDLAARPVDGSLQFQIKEGTALDHEWYQPDEVVLHVKPAARRKITEGYEFLGPVGAPVWWLPIQQLDGLIWPGWSTDQFKSSEIDGRVAFRLDALQGPGALRVFGEDALGKVITQADSSDGLPDSFDLSVPTHRHTVWTFPAEGVYRTTFTVSATLADGRKVSDTETIAWVVGDDVDPSTVKPGEGDEPTATPTAGPPESASPPPTVTAPSTASPPVSGSGPAGGSGSATDPGSQGSSGTSGGSSTGGSGTSTTGGLASTGAQVTVIAGIALVALLVGGGAVFFVRRRRTAQ; encoded by the coding sequence ATGCGGGCCCTGACGCGCGGCAGACGCGCCTTCACAGCCGCGGCTCTCACCACGGCGACCGCGGTGCTCCTGGGCGCGGCAGGGCTGGCCGCCGCCGGCGGCGGCGGGCCTGCCCGCGCCGCCGGTGGTGCCGTCGTGCTCGACGAGGGCGAGCTCGATTTCACGCCCCGATTGGTCGACGGGAAGCTGGAGTTGCGGATCGACGACCGGAGCGGCGGTACGGCGGTCACGCGGGAGCCGTCCGACGTGGTGCTGCACGCGGTGCAGTCGTCCCTGCAGTCCACCCTGGACCCGGTGGCCACCGCGCTCGGCACGACGAACATGGACACCTGGCAGCTCAACGGCTGGCAGGCGGAGAACATCTTCGCGCCGGAGCCGGGCTGGAACGGCTCCGTGGCGGGCGGCGACACCGAGGTCACGCTGTCCGGATACGACGGGCCCGGGGACTTCGGTATGGCCACGTACACCCCCGAGATGGACAACGTGGACGCTCCGGCGATCCCGTACCTCGGCAGTGCCGCGTCCGTTCAGCGCACCTTCACGCTGCCCCGCGACGAGGAACGGCTGCTCCCCATCTGGCAGTTCACCGCGGAAGGCGTCTACCGGCTGACGTTCACGGTGACCAGCGGCGGCTCCACCGACACCGAGACGCTGGCCGTGGTCGTCGGCGACGACATCGACCCGAAGGACGTACTGCCGGGCGACGGCTCCACCCCGACACCCCCGACACCCACGGCACCCACGACGCCCCCGACGTCCCCGCCGCCGTCGAGTACCTCGCCCTCGACGAGCCCGACGCCCACCGCACCGGCCGCGCACGTCATCGACAACGGCCACCTCGATCTGGCCGCGCGCCCGGTGGACGGCTCGCTGCAGTTCCAGATCAAGGAGGGCACGGCCCTCGACCACGAGTGGTACCAGCCCGACGAGGTCGTGCTGCATGTGAAGCCCGCGGCCAGGCGGAAGATCACTGAGGGGTACGAGTTCCTGGGACCTGTGGGCGCCCCCGTGTGGTGGCTGCCGATCCAGCAGCTCGACGGTCTGATCTGGCCCGGCTGGAGCACCGACCAGTTCAAGAGCTCCGAGATCGACGGCCGTGTGGCCTTCCGGCTCGATGCCCTCCAGGGACCGGGCGCGTTGCGCGTCTTCGGTGAGGATGCGCTCGGCAAGGTGATCACGCAGGCCGACAGCTCCGACGGGCTGCCGGACAGCTTCGACCTGTCCGTACCGACCCACCGCCACACCGTGTGGACCTTCCCCGCCGAGGGCGTCTACCGCACCACCTTCACCGTCAGCGCCACCCTCGCCGACGGCAGGAAGGTCAGTGACACGGAGACCATCGCCTGGGTGGTCGGGGACGACGTGGACCCGTCGACCGTGAAGCCGGGTGAGGGGGACGAGCCGACGGCGACTCCGACGGCCGGCCCGCCGGAGTCGGCCTCCCCGCCCCCGACCGTGACGGCGCCCTCGACCGCGTCCCCGCCGGTGTCCGGGTCCGGCCCGGCCGGCGGCTCGGGCTCGGCGACGGACCCGGGCTCCCAAGGATCCTCCGGAACGAGCGGAGGTTCGTCGACCGGCGGCAGCGGCACCTCGACGACCGGCGGCCTCGCCTCCACCGGTGCGCAAGTCACCGTCATCGCGGGCATCGCCCTGGTCGCCCTGCTGGTGGGCGGCGGCGCGGTGTTCTTCGTACGACGTCGCCGTACCGCCCAGTGA
- a CDS encoding TIGR03773 family transporter-associated surface protein, producing the protein MRGMRRTRRIQRIAVTVVLAATLAGGGVAVADDGTAAGPGLGRIAYADGALTLDPADGAHAIEVGSADVADASAPGWDTTGVPGGAVAGDTLKWSLAGLDGPGDLKVYEEAADGAEDAPLFDSADSLPDEHELPVGQRGETRWEFSENGTYQVIFTAQATAADGRELSVGTVYTVVVGDTAEGENTAEGEGTAPDEPVAEESPAEKTAEGTRTPTAAGKAVTEVVEAERRTARVATAAATDVVSDKKVLDEGHVDFAARVVDDKLQIHIKDGTVSGKTTWREPSSVVLHVKPAAKNTLPASEEFSFLGKGGDPVWLLDQVQQEGLLWPGWSTDNIEAGATEGGVEFSLTKADGPGTYALYTYDAMSGANVLFNSKDGVPDAFAVPADTHAHGGWAFTEEGTYRLTFRMSGTLADGTKVSDTETVAFAVGDTDPGKVTPGDGSGKGTSGTAGSSGSSSPGSAGSSDSSGTAGSASDSGSTGGSSADDSSDGTMASTGAGQAVLLGSAAAALTAVGAASFLAARRRRTARG; encoded by the coding sequence ATGAGGGGCATGCGGAGGACGCGGAGGATTCAGCGGATCGCCGTGACGGTGGTGCTCGCGGCCACCCTGGCGGGAGGCGGGGTCGCCGTCGCGGACGACGGTACGGCAGCGGGGCCCGGCCTCGGCCGGATCGCCTACGCGGACGGGGCTCTGACCCTGGACCCGGCGGACGGCGCCCATGCGATCGAGGTCGGCAGCGCGGACGTGGCGGACGCCTCGGCGCCCGGGTGGGACACCACTGGCGTACCCGGGGGCGCTGTGGCCGGGGACACGCTGAAGTGGTCCCTGGCCGGGCTTGACGGTCCGGGTGACCTGAAGGTGTACGAGGAGGCGGCCGACGGCGCCGAGGACGCGCCGCTGTTCGACAGCGCGGACAGCCTGCCGGACGAGCACGAGCTGCCGGTGGGCCAACGGGGCGAGACCCGCTGGGAGTTCAGCGAGAACGGTACATACCAGGTCATCTTCACTGCCCAGGCCACGGCGGCGGACGGGCGCGAGCTGTCCGTCGGGACCGTGTACACGGTGGTGGTCGGGGACACGGCGGAGGGGGAGAACACGGCAGAGGGGGAGGGCACGGCTCCGGATGAGCCGGTGGCCGAGGAGAGCCCCGCCGAGAAAACAGCCGAGGGGACGCGGACTCCGACGGCCGCCGGGAAGGCCGTGACGGAGGTGGTCGAGGCCGAGCGGCGCACCGCCCGGGTCGCCACCGCGGCTGCCACCGACGTCGTCTCCGACAAGAAGGTCCTCGACGAGGGCCACGTCGACTTCGCCGCCCGCGTCGTCGACGACAAGCTGCAGATCCACATCAAGGACGGCACGGTCTCGGGGAAGACCACCTGGCGGGAGCCCTCCTCCGTGGTCCTGCACGTCAAGCCCGCGGCGAAGAACACCCTCCCGGCGAGCGAGGAGTTCTCGTTCCTCGGAAAGGGCGGCGACCCTGTGTGGCTGCTCGACCAGGTGCAGCAGGAGGGGCTGCTGTGGCCCGGCTGGTCGACGGACAACATCGAGGCCGGGGCGACCGAGGGGGGTGTGGAGTTCTCACTCACCAAGGCCGACGGTCCAGGTACCTACGCGCTCTACACGTACGACGCGATGTCGGGCGCGAACGTCCTGTTCAACAGCAAGGACGGGGTGCCGGACGCCTTCGCCGTGCCCGCCGACACGCACGCGCACGGCGGATGGGCGTTCACCGAGGAAGGGACGTACCGGCTGACCTTCAGGATGAGCGGCACGCTGGCCGACGGCACGAAGGTCTCCGACACGGAGACGGTGGCGTTCGCGGTCGGCGACACCGACCCCGGCAAGGTGACGCCGGGGGACGGCTCCGGCAAGGGAACCTCCGGGACCGCCGGGTCCTCCGGTTCCTCTTCCCCGGGGTCCGCGGGGTCCTCGGATTCCTCGGGCACGGCAGGCTCCGCGTCCGACTCCGGCTCCACGGGCGGCAGTTCGGCCGACGACTCCAGCGACGGCACGATGGCCTCCACCGGCGCCGGCCAGGCCGTACTCCTGGGCTCGGCCGCCGCCGCCCTCACCGCCGTGGGCGCCGCGTCCTTCCTCGCCGCCCGGCGAAGGAGGACCGCGCGTGGCTGA